In one Lolium rigidum isolate FL_2022 chromosome 3, APGP_CSIRO_Lrig_0.1, whole genome shotgun sequence genomic region, the following are encoded:
- the LOC124695273 gene encoding skin secretory protein xP2-like, which yields MEMKLSPGAAGEVHGGGAGCKKRPPSRLQKKAPASLQVEPVAGAAAQASPAAWADGRTPIPLLSPLVTSPAPLWEGGSAQAEARSGGEAGFSLSPARHSAHGGASSGERHADEKAKAPAPGHSGGWLHPAMPTPAPAPAPSVAGGWRHPAMPAPVAEPASLAPLFKSQCTVEMRNAQH from the coding sequence ATGGAGATGAAGCTCTCGCCCGGCGCCGCAGGCGAGgtgcacggcggcggcgccggctgcaAGAAGCGCCCGCCGAGCCGGCTGCAGAAGAAGGCGCCCGCGTCGCTGCAGGTCGAGCCGGTCGCCGGCGCCGCAGCCCAGGCGTCCCCCGCCGCGTGGGCCGACGGCAGGACGCCGATCCCGCTCCTGTCGCCGCTCGTcacctcgccggcgccgctgTGGGAGGGCGGGTCGGCCCAGGCCGAGGCCAGGAGCGGCGGGGAAGCTGGCTTTAGCCTGAGCCCGGCCCGGCACAGCGCGCATGGCGGAGCCAGCAGCGGTGAGCGCCACGCGGACGAGAAGGCCAAGGCGCCCGCGCCCGGACACAGCGGCGGGTGGCTGCACCCGGCCATgccgacgccggcgccggcgcccgcgCCCAGCGTGGCCGGCGGGTGGCGGCACCCTGCCATGCCGGCGCCCGTCGCGGAGCCGGCCTCCCTGGCGCCGCTCTTCAAGTCGCAGTGCACGGTGGAGATGCGCAACGCCCAGCACTGA
- the LOC124702076 gene encoding RNA polymerase sigma factor sigB-like has protein sequence MSSCLAPQFKWPPSTRATVFREPGGGAGGCVGTGSFRPGRVNCAMSSAAVLEAERLESLAAGGRRLVYDPSNNTNLPGDFGQAILNQEAVVTAAAAEAVALARAAAEVAGEVARMARTEHRPADVDSHNVPEDNYLAREFLRADARSRYADTSLLDDAGFVSIFSDESESDDDEQGAPGVAVKSARQVERRARRVRAATKLAKSFSDRRPVMASSRKKGVKGCRNPMGCFYKMSARRLLTAKQEVELSEGIQDLLKLEAVQKEVAHYNGGEPTFGQWASAAGTDEHTLRKRLSYGIYCKNMMVKSNVRLVISIAKEFEGPGTEFSDLIQEGMQGLIRGAEKFDASKGFRFSTYSHWWIKQAIRKSVLEQTQIIRLPAHMAEASSRVKECRRRLRRELNRLPTNEEIASDTGMTTRRVEAAMCLPRYSVSLTGKVGSTDVTYQEIMADTSTETAEETLHRWFMKKDVDKALGSLSPREREVIRYRFGMDDGRARTLHDIGQLMGVSRERIRQIEMVAFRKLRSKKKVTSLQHYLEPAESW, from the exons ATGTCGTCGTGCCTGGCGCCGCAGTTCAAGTGGCCCCCTTCCACCCGGGCGACGGTGTTCAGGGagcccggcggcggcgcaggcggctGCGTCGGAACCGGCAGCTTCCGGCCAGGAAGGGTCAACTGCGCGATGTCTTCCGCGGCCGTCCTCGAGGCCGAGCGCTTGGAGTCCCTAGCCGCCGGAGGTCGCCGGCTCGTCTACGACCCTTCTAACAACACGAACCTCCCG GGAGATTTCGGCCAGGCGATTCTCAACCAAGAGGCGGTGGTGACGGCCGCAGCCGCGGAGGCCGTGGCGCTAGCCCGAGCagcggcggaggtcgccggagaagTTGCCCGGATGGCGCGAACCGAGCACCGACCAGCCGACGTCGACAGCCACAACGTACCGGAGGACAACTACCTGGCAAGAGAGTTCCTTCGTGCCGATGCCCGGTCGCGGTACGCCGACACGAGTTTGCTGGACGACGCGGGGTTTGTCAGCATCTTCAGCGACGAGTCGGAGTCGGACGACGACGAGCAGGGCGCCCCGGGCGTGGCTGTCAAGTCGGCGCGTCAAGTAGAGAGAAGAGCTCGTAGAGTGAGGGCGGCGACGAAGCTGGCTAAATCTTTCAGTGACCGGAGGCCTGTCATGGCCTCCTCGAGGAAGAAGGGGGTGAAGGGTTGCCGGAATCCCATGGGCTGCTTCTATAAGATGTCGGCACGGAGACTTCTGACTGCGAAGCAAGAAGTTGAGTTGTCGGAAGGCATTCAG GATCTACTGAAGTTGGAGGCTGTCCAAAAGGAGGTTGCACACTACAACGGTGGTGAACCGACCTTCGGACAGTGGGCATCAGCAGCTGGCACCGATGAGCATACTTTGCGGAAGCGTCTCAGCTATGGAATTTACTGCAAGAACATGATGGTCAAATCGAATGTGCGGCTTGTAATCTCGATAGCCAAAGAGTTCGAAGGCCCTGGGACAGAGTTTTCTGATCTTATTCAG GAAGGAATGCAGGGCCTAATAAGGGGCGCTGAAAAGTTTGATGCTTCCAAGGGTTTTAGATTCTCTACATATTCTCACTGGTGGATCAAGCAAGCAATACGCAAGTCAGTTTTAGAACAAACCCAAATTATTCGCTTGCCA GCACACATGGCCGAAGCAAGTTCGCGAGTGAAGGAATGCCGACGACGACTCCGCCGGGAGCTGAATAGGCTACCCACGAACGAAGAAATTGCATCAGACACGGGCATGACAACCAGACGGGTCGAAGCAGCAATGTGCCTCCCAAGGTACAGCGTATCCCTGACGGGCAAGGTCGGGAGCACAGACGTGACATACCAG GAGATCATGGCAGACACGAGCACGGAGACGGCGGAGGAGACGCTGCACAGATGGTTCATGAAGAAAGACGTGGACAAGGCGCTGGGCAGCCTGAGCCCTCGCGAGAGGGAGGTGATCAGGTACAGGTTCGGGATGGACGACGGCAGGGCGAGGACACTGCATGACATCGGGCAGCTGATGGGGGTGAGCAGGGAGAGGATCCGGCAGATCGAGATGGTCGCGTTCCGGAAGCTCAGGAGCAAGAAGAAGGTGACGTCGCTGCAGCACTACCTCGAGCCGGCGGAGAGCTGGTAG
- the LOC124702075 gene encoding uncharacterized protein At1g76660-like, whose product MAIPGSSTGGGRPANGAAAINGDARFHSQQEQDKGRWAGCFSGLSCFGSQKGGKRIVPAARVPDGNASTNRGNGRQSGGNSNQHAAMNPSLLAPPSSPASFSHSALASTAQSPNCFLSISANSPGPTSNMFAVGPYANEPQLVSPPTAFSTYTTEPSTAPLTPPPELAHATTPSSPDVPYARFLSSSMGLKAAGKEQNMHYLSTTYSGGSGFQGSYPLYPGSPSSSLISPASVTPRTGLSSPIPEQDVPTAHWKTSRSACDTPYSIASPIPEQEVPTAQWKTSRSACDTPYSRTSPSNMFGLDSAASRNYLLDSNFFRPAASAQFYLDQAQQSFPYNGGRLSVSRDKQDCDEVEAYRASFGFSADEIATTQHYVEIPDAVDDGFSISPFGNSATATEVCPFNGLPNQVQSMDKMDKSVFNVKQITSPKKSADQLSSGTTHKVMHVDMFKGTKGGHLSDDDASLKDRHPFSKARDEISLKPIEVRKKSPPGEACSDAEVEYRRARSLREANSALSWRSTLSRQLQ is encoded by the exons GGCAGATGGGCAGGCTGTTTTTCTGGCTTGTCATGCTTCGGATCGCAAAAGGGTGGAAAGCGGATTGTTCCTGCAGCACGTGTGCCTGATGGGAATGCATCTACTAACCGTGGAAATGGTCGCCAGTCTGGTGGCAATTCCAACCAGCATGCGGCTATGAATCCATCCCTTCTTGCCCCACCATCATCGCCAGCATCCTTCTCACACTCTGCACTTGCTTCGACTGCTCAGTCACCTAATTGCTTCCTGTCAATATCCGCAAACTCTCCTGGTCCAACATCTAATATGTTCGCTGTTGGACCATATGCCAATGAACCTCAACTTGTCTCACCACCAACAGCCTTTTCAACTTACACAACTGAGCCTTCCACAGCGCCACTGACCCCTCCCCCTGAATTAGCTCATGCAACCACTCCATCATCTCCAGATGTTCCATATGCTAGGTTTCTGTCATCTTCTATGGGTCTTAAAGCTGCTGGCAAGGAGCAaaacatgcattacttatcaacgACATACTCTGGTGGTTCAGGATTCCAGGGATCTTATCCACTTTACCCAGGGAGCCCTTCTAGCAGTCTCATATCACCTGCCTCGGTAACTCCAAGAACCGGTCTTTCCTCACCTATCCCTGAGCAAGATGTTCCCACTGCACATTGGAAGACATCTAGGTCCGCCTGTGACACACCGTATTCAATTGCATCTCCCATTCCTGAGCAAGAGGTGCCTACGGCACAGTGGAAGACTTCTAGATCTGCTTGTGACACACCGTATTCCAGGACATCGCCATCCAACATGTTTGGGCTTGATTCAGCTGCCTCCAGAAACTATCTGCTAGATAGTAATTTTTTCCGTCCAGCTGCATCTGCTCAGTTCTACCTGGATCAGGCTCAGCAGTCATTTCCTTACAATGGTGGGAGGCTTAGTGTTTCAAGGGACAAGCAAGATTGTGATGAGGTTGAAGCTTACCGAGCATCTTTTGGATTCAGTGCAGACGAGATCGCCACAACTCAACATTATGTAGAAATACCAGATGCTGTTGATGATGGATTCAGCATATCTCCGTTTGGAAACAGTGCCACTGCTACTGAGGTGTGCCCATTTAATGGTCTTCCTAATCAGGTTCAGAGCATGGATAAGATGGACAAGTCAGTGTTCAACGTAAAGCAGATCACAAGTCCAAAGAAGTCAGCAGACCAGCTCTCCAGCGGCACAACACATAAAGTAATGCACGTGGATATGTTCAAAG GaacaaaagggggccatctgtccgACGATGACGCGAGCCTGAAAGATCGCCATCCTTTCAGCAAGGCGAGGGATGAAATATCTCTAAAACCCATAGAGGTGAGGAAGAAATCTCCGCCTGGCGAGGCATGCTCAGATGCAGAAGTCGAGTACAGAAGGGCGAGGAGTTTGAGAGAGGCCAACAGTGCTCTGTCATGGCGCAGTACACTGTCGAGGCAGCTACAGTAA